The following are from one region of the Salvia splendens isolate huo1 chromosome 2, SspV2, whole genome shotgun sequence genome:
- the LOC121763505 gene encoding LOW QUALITY PROTEIN: probable serine/threonine-protein kinase WNK5 (The sequence of the model RefSeq protein was modified relative to this genomic sequence to represent the inferred CDS: deleted 1 base in 1 codon) has product MYQNRGVEAAMDDGEKLYVEMDPSERYGRLKEVLGKGATKTVYRAFDQVLGMEVAWNQVKLDNMFYSPDSLQRLHSEVHLLKSLNHPSIITFLASWIHTHRRTFNFITELFTSGTLRDYRRRYTRVTLGAIKNWSRQILEGLEYLHAHDPPVIHRDLKCDNIFVNSHLGQLKIGDLGLATVLRGSQHAHSVIGTPEFMAPELYEEEYDQLVDVYSFGMCVLEMLTSQYPYNECSNPAQIYKKVTSGKLPKAFDMIQDEEAQRFIGRCLQKAPDRPSATELLNDPFLCSMEEEASNKIMSPGSLPSSPVGPTNMTITGTMNQEDDTIFLKVQISDKKGPARNIFFPFEMTSDTSLDVAKEMLKEFEITDWELSEIAGMIHNEITRLVPSWSNNECTPNELDNSPHHPLYTTSSSHSSSQASLPDLFSSNYA; this is encoded by the exons ATGTACCAAAATCGAGGTGTGGAAGCTGCCATGGATGATGGAGAGAAGCTTTACGTGGAGATGGATCCATCTGAGAGATATGGCCGT TTGAAAGAAGTTCTTGGAAAAGGAGCAACAAAGACAGTGTATAGAGCATTCGACCAAGTGCTAGGAATGGAAGTGGCATGGAATCAAGTTAAACTCGACAACATGTTCTACTCCCCTGATTCCCTACAAAGGCTCCACTCCGAGGTTCACTTGCTCAAATCCCTCAACCACCCTTCCATCATCACCTTTCTTGCTTCTTGGATCCACACCCATCGTCGAACCTTCAACTTCATCACC GAGCTATTCACATCCGGGACCCTACGAGACTACCGGAGGAGGTACACGCGCGTGACCCTCGGGGCCATCAAGAACTGGTCGCGCCAAATCCTCGAGGGCCTTGAGTATTTGCACGCACACGACCCTCCAGTCATCCACCGCGACCTCAAGTGCGACAACATCTTCGTCAACAGCCACCTAGGCCAACTCAAGATTGGCGATCTCGGATTGGCAACCGTTCTTCGTGGCTCTCAGCATGCGCATAGTGTGATAGGCACACCCGAGTTCATGGCTCCCGAGCTCTACGAGGAGGAGTACGACCAGCTGGTCGATGTCTACTCGTTCGGGATGTGTGTTCTTGAAATGCTCACTTCTCAGTATCCCTACAACGAGTGCTCTAATCCTGCCCAAATCTACAAGAAAGTAACTTCG GGGAAGCTGCCAAAGGCCTTCGACATGATCCAAGACGAAGAAGCACAAAGATTCATCGGGAGATGCTTGCAGAAGGCCCCCGACAGACCATCAGCAACCGAGCTATTGAACGATCCATTCCTCTGCAGCATGGAAGAAGAGGCTTCCAACAAAATCATGTCACCGGGATCCCTCCCGTCGTCTCCTGTGGGCCCCACCAACATGACCATCACAGGGACTATGAATCAAGAGGATGACACCATCTTCCTCAAAGTACAAATCTCTGATAAAAAAG GCCCCGCAAGAAACATCTTCTTCCCTTTCGAGATGACAAGCGACACTTCCCTCGACGTTGCAAAGGAGATGTTGAAGGAGTTTGAGATAACCGACTGGGAGCTGTCTGAGATAGCCGGTATGATCCATAACGAAATCACTCGCTTGGTTCCTTCGTGGAGCAACAACGAATGCACTCCGAACGAGCTAGACAATAGCCCACACCACCCTCTCTACACCACATCCTCCTCCCATTCCTCCTCACAGGCTTCCCTCCCGGATCTTTTCTCCTCCAACTACGCCTGA